One region of Jonesiaceae bacterium BS-20 genomic DNA includes:
- the map gene encoding type I methionyl aminopeptidase — protein MIEIKTPAEIEKMRATGKVVATALQAMQDAAKVGMTLKQLDAVGAGVLKEAGATSPFLNYHPDWAPTPFPGSICASVNDVIVHGIPNDLVIQDGDVVSIDFGAVLDGWCGDSARTFIVGTPRDEDLELVEVTRKALYAGIEVARVGNTIGDIGYAIDKIARKARMGNLEDHGGHGIGTEMHMEPFVPNEGRRKKGLKLIPGLVIAIEPMFIADGRSDYKHDDDGWTIRTVKGARAAHWEHTVAITENGPDILTLV, from the coding sequence GTGATTGAAATAAAGACTCCCGCTGAAATTGAGAAAATGCGTGCCACCGGCAAAGTGGTCGCAACCGCACTACAGGCGATGCAAGATGCCGCCAAAGTAGGCATGACCCTTAAGCAACTCGATGCCGTAGGCGCCGGGGTGCTCAAGGAAGCGGGTGCCACCTCACCATTTTTGAACTATCACCCGGATTGGGCGCCAACCCCGTTCCCGGGATCTATCTGTGCCTCCGTCAATGACGTGATTGTGCACGGGATCCCCAATGATCTAGTAATTCAAGATGGCGACGTAGTTTCCATCGACTTCGGTGCTGTCCTCGATGGCTGGTGCGGTGACTCGGCTCGCACCTTCATTGTTGGTACTCCACGCGATGAAGACCTCGAGCTCGTCGAGGTCACTCGCAAGGCCCTGTATGCAGGAATTGAAGTGGCCCGGGTGGGAAACACTATTGGCGATATCGGCTACGCGATCGACAAGATAGCCCGCAAGGCACGGATGGGGAACCTAGAAGATCACGGTGGCCACGGAATCGGCACCGAGATGCACATGGAGCCCTTTGTGCCAAACGAGGGCCGCCGCAAGAAGGGCCTGAAGTTGATCCCGGGACTAGTCATTGCAATTGAACCAATGTTTATTGCGGACGGACGTTCTGATTACAAGCACGATGACGACGGTTGGACCATTCGCACCGTCAAGGGGGCGCGCGCCGCGCACTGGGAGCACACGGTGGCCATCACCGAAAATGGCCCAGATATTCTTACCCTCGTCTAG
- the orn gene encoding oligoribonuclease, whose translation MATTPNGVSDRIIWIDCEMTGLDLDNDALVEIAAVVTDGELNVLGEGVEAVIKPPAAALEQMGDFVRNMHTESGLINRLDDGVSLERAEQIVIDYIKAHVPVPSKAPLAGNSVATDKMFLERDMKDLVQHMHYRIVDVSSIKELARRWYPRVYYASPSKNGGHRALADILESIDELRYYRAAMFVGQPGPSTQEARNKAIAVVDTSVSKTVSVPQTFRKTATN comes from the coding sequence ATGGCAACAACACCAAACGGCGTCAGCGACCGGATTATCTGGATCGACTGCGAAATGACCGGGCTGGATCTCGACAATGATGCCTTGGTTGAGATCGCCGCGGTTGTTACCGATGGAGAGCTCAACGTGCTGGGCGAAGGGGTTGAGGCCGTCATTAAGCCACCGGCCGCTGCGCTTGAGCAGATGGGCGACTTTGTGCGCAACATGCACACGGAGTCTGGGTTGATCAACCGGTTAGATGACGGCGTGAGTTTGGAACGGGCCGAACAAATCGTTATCGACTACATCAAAGCCCATGTGCCGGTGCCATCGAAGGCGCCGCTTGCAGGTAACTCGGTCGCAACCGACAAGATGTTCCTTGAGCGGGATATGAAGGATCTGGTGCAGCACATGCACTACCGAATTGTGGATGTCTCCTCGATTAAAGAGCTTGCGCGACGCTGGTACCCACGCGTCTACTACGCCTCCCCTTCAAAAAATGGGGGACACCGTGCGCTCGCCGACATTCTGGAAAGCATCGATGAACTGCGGTACTACCGGGCCGCAATGTTCGTTGGGCAGCCAGGGCCATCCACCCAGGAGGCCAGGAACAAGGCGATTGCGGTGGTGGACACATCGGTCTCGAAGACCGTGTCGGTGCCACAGACCTTCCGCAAGACAGCGACAAACTGA
- a CDS encoding DUF4442 domain-containing protein: MNQKIGPIKRAFGSPRGLKFAMNIWPPLLFSGIRILEIGPNFSHVHLRLAKSRLTSNYFGTQYGGSLFSMTDAFWVIMIAQNLGPAYTVWDKRAEIEFIAPGRTKVTAQLRLAPEVLAEINERADQGEKVLHWFETDLLNTNGDVVATVRKQVYVRKKSAQ, translated from the coding sequence ATGAACCAGAAGATAGGTCCCATCAAGCGGGCATTTGGCTCACCCCGCGGCCTTAAGTTCGCCATGAATATTTGGCCACCGCTACTTTTCTCCGGGATTCGAATCCTCGAGATCGGCCCAAATTTTAGCCACGTACATCTGCGTTTGGCCAAGTCGCGCCTGACCTCAAACTATTTTGGTACCCAGTACGGCGGCTCACTGTTCTCTATGACCGACGCGTTTTGGGTGATCATGATTGCGCAGAATTTGGGACCCGCCTACACCGTTTGGGATAAACGCGCAGAGATCGAATTCATCGCCCCGGGACGGACCAAAGTGACCGCCCAACTACGGCTTGCACCGGAAGTTTTGGCCGAGATCAATGAACGGGCAGATCAAGGCGAGAAAGTACTGCACTGGTTTGAAACGGATCTGCTCAACACCAACGGTGACGTGGTGGCCACCGTTCGCAAACAGGTATATGTTCGCAAGAAGTCAGCCCAATGA
- a CDS encoding GTPase: MQPSKKVTRVASERIGVTVLDVVADLRQDVSSLEFPLAISGARQARERKDLLLAQLDDHLLPRLAELSTPAIVVIAGSTGAGKSTIANSLVGQELSKASVLRPTTREPLMIFHPQDEELLAKNPLRADLRAVADENVPRGIVLLDAPDLDSLRDENRHTAQRLLEAADLWLFVTTSQRYGDALPWKTLVSAGERGTSVAMVLNRAPHESLHTVRTDLVERLRVNDLGAIPLFVIEDQGPHDGLLGRSTVAPIKSWLTSLAGADRASAIIVRTLKGALAGLSPRVSQLLAATEKQYEAADYLKETARSSLIDVVESTRRAVASGELSKGAVEARWFEVAASAKLAKLVSKQGYARGSERKGKRREAELSQLTQDCQESVTQYLDGVRHLAHARVRAAVMGEPGGEIVEQLYKAPESLDHAFAADWLVRTRHEVEQAVGSAGVQGQKALQALGLGGLEALVSAAVLGVGPATVLLHSVLGNAGAQLVTQEVMHLSNAFDARIEDEYFGFAAAMDALGVRKGTELGTRVRLAELKRLR; encoded by the coding sequence ATGCAACCTAGCAAGAAGGTGACAAGAGTTGCTTCCGAGCGCATCGGAGTTACCGTTCTCGACGTCGTTGCGGACTTGCGTCAGGATGTTTCATCTCTAGAATTTCCACTTGCTATTTCTGGCGCCCGGCAAGCTCGGGAGCGCAAGGACTTGTTGCTTGCCCAACTCGATGACCACCTGCTGCCAAGGCTTGCTGAGCTGTCCACACCCGCGATTGTAGTGATCGCTGGATCAACTGGGGCCGGCAAATCCACGATTGCCAACTCTCTTGTAGGTCAGGAGCTCAGCAAAGCCTCGGTCTTGCGTCCCACCACGCGTGAGCCGCTGATGATCTTCCATCCGCAAGATGAAGAACTGCTGGCAAAAAACCCGCTGCGCGCTGACTTACGCGCCGTAGCGGATGAAAATGTGCCGCGGGGGATTGTCCTGCTGGATGCACCGGATTTGGATTCGTTGCGCGACGAAAACCGGCACACCGCCCAGCGTCTCCTTGAGGCCGCCGATCTGTGGCTCTTTGTGACAACTTCCCAGCGGTACGGGGATGCGCTGCCGTGGAAGACTCTCGTGAGTGCAGGTGAGCGCGGAACTAGCGTCGCCATGGTGTTGAACCGGGCCCCACATGAGTCGCTGCACACCGTGCGAACGGACCTCGTGGAGCGGCTGCGGGTAAATGATCTTGGCGCGATTCCGTTATTTGTCATTGAGGACCAGGGCCCCCATGATGGGTTGCTTGGCCGGTCTACAGTGGCACCAATCAAGAGTTGGTTGACGTCGCTCGCGGGAGCTGACCGGGCCAGCGCGATTATTGTGCGTACGCTGAAGGGCGCCTTGGCTGGCTTGTCACCACGAGTTTCCCAATTACTAGCGGCAACCGAGAAACAATACGAGGCGGCGGATTACCTCAAGGAAACTGCGCGTTCGAGCCTCATCGATGTTGTTGAATCGACACGTCGCGCGGTAGCTTCCGGGGAATTAAGTAAGGGCGCGGTTGAGGCCCGCTGGTTTGAGGTCGCGGCATCGGCAAAGCTTGCAAAATTGGTTTCCAAGCAGGGCTATGCGCGTGGATCCGAACGCAAAGGTAAACGCCGCGAAGCGGAGTTGTCCCAGCTCACGCAAGACTGTCAGGAGTCGGTCACCCAATATTTGGATGGGGTGCGGCATCTGGCGCACGCGCGTGTGCGCGCCGCGGTGATGGGAGAGCCCGGGGGCGAGATCGTTGAACAGCTATATAAGGCCCCTGAATCCCTGGACCATGCGTTTGCTGCCGACTGGCTGGTTCGAACTCGCCACGAGGTAGAGCAAGCCGTTGGTAGCGCCGGGGTGCAAGGGCAAAAAGCGTTGCAAGCCCTTGGTCTTGGGGGGCTTGAAGCCTTGGTGAGCGCCGCGGTCTTAGGCGTAGGACCAGCCACGGTTCTACTACATTCTGTGTTGGGTAACGCCGGGGCACAATTGGTCACTCAAGAAGTCATGCACCTGTCAAATGCTTTCGATGCCCGCATTGAGGACGAATACTTCGGATTTGCTGCCGCGATGGATGCCCTGGGGGTACGAAAGGGCACCGAACTGGGAACCAGAGTACGACTAGCTGAACTGAAACGATTACGCTAA
- a CDS encoding GTP-binding protein — translation MSGATESLHRAHIADLRSALAAGGNQLPTEVVEQCERMLGALENRLNLGVDHTIVALAGGTGSGKSSTFNALSGLEFADVGVKRPTTARVNACSWSTDATDLLDWLEVDTDRRITRNTALDGALEQELHGLILLDLPDHDSIVEQHKDVVDAILPLVDLLIWIVDPQKYADQALHAGYLRKLVDAQASMVVAINQIDKVSGSARDLLVVDVEQMLIADGLGQVVVRAISARTGEGIDELRAELKGAVARQSMASVRMRDELARLAQLILEHVPSSVITDPQPLLEREVDKILVASGLTGVSDQVAAAQITQAWAGEAPVITSAGQNQVAALRERWLQTITANMTDRWAAEVIGAVTQSGELTGELTKAFAKVPIPWQKSQPVQQAKNIAYGCWAGAVVLAVLAVLGFSGVGPAIMGPVCGVGALIGAVGGWIYWRLAASRARRWGADSAHGVRLAARNAVRGVLEQHYSRPLLDILGRHERVRSQAHNVSEVK, via the coding sequence ATGTCTGGTGCCACGGAAAGCCTTCACCGCGCACACATCGCGGATCTACGCAGCGCCCTTGCCGCAGGCGGGAATCAATTACCAACCGAGGTAGTTGAGCAGTGCGAACGCATGCTCGGCGCGCTTGAGAATCGGCTTAACCTCGGTGTGGACCACACAATTGTTGCGCTGGCAGGCGGTACGGGGTCAGGTAAGTCGAGCACCTTCAACGCATTGTCGGGGCTCGAATTTGCCGATGTCGGAGTGAAACGTCCCACCACGGCGCGTGTTAACGCGTGCAGTTGGAGCACGGATGCCACAGACCTCTTGGACTGGCTCGAAGTAGATACTGACCGGCGAATAACCCGCAACACCGCACTGGACGGAGCGCTAGAGCAGGAACTTCACGGGTTAATTCTGCTTGATCTACCGGATCACGACTCGATCGTGGAACAGCACAAAGATGTTGTCGACGCGATCTTGCCGCTGGTGGACCTTCTAATCTGGATTGTGGATCCGCAAAAGTATGCGGATCAGGCGTTGCACGCTGGTTACCTGCGCAAACTCGTCGACGCCCAAGCCTCGATGGTGGTCGCGATCAACCAAATTGATAAGGTCAGCGGTTCAGCACGGGACCTTCTGGTAGTCGACGTTGAGCAAATGCTGATTGCTGACGGTTTGGGGCAAGTGGTCGTCAGGGCGATCTCGGCGCGCACCGGTGAGGGAATTGATGAGCTCCGGGCAGAACTTAAAGGCGCGGTAGCCCGCCAATCGATGGCGTCAGTGCGCATGCGAGACGAGCTGGCACGGCTAGCGCAGCTTATCTTGGAACACGTTCCCAGCTCGGTGATCACGGACCCGCAGCCACTGCTTGAGCGTGAGGTTGACAAGATTTTGGTCGCCTCCGGATTAACCGGGGTTAGTGATCAGGTTGCTGCGGCCCAGATTACGCAGGCCTGGGCGGGCGAGGCCCCCGTGATTACCTCCGCGGGGCAGAACCAGGTTGCAGCCCTGCGCGAACGGTGGCTGCAGACAATCACCGCGAACATGACCGACCGCTGGGCCGCAGAAGTCATCGGTGCCGTGACACAATCCGGTGAACTTACCGGGGAATTGACTAAGGCGTTTGCCAAGGTCCCAATCCCTTGGCAGAAAAGCCAGCCGGTTCAGCAAGCAAAAAATATTGCCTACGGTTGTTGGGCGGGGGCAGTGGTTTTGGCTGTCCTTGCCGTTCTCGGATTTTCCGGTGTCGGTCCTGCGATCATGGGGCCGGTTTGCGGCGTTGGGGCGCTCATCGGTGCTGTGGGTGGTTGGATCTATTGGCGCCTAGCTGCGTCAAGAGCGCGCAGGTGGGGTGCTGATTCTGCTCATGGTGTGCGATTGGCGGCTCGGAACGCGGTCCGGGGCGTTCTAGAGCAGCATTACTCCCGCCCATTACTCGATATTTTGGGCCGCCACGAGCGGGTGCGCAGTCAGGCGCACAATGTATCAGAGGTGAAATAA
- a CDS encoding single-stranded DNA-binding protein — MSLDASVTVNGWIGTQPRYNVSESGVELTTFRLGSTRRYFNRVTQQWVDGPTTWFTVKCWRGMAKNVADSLRKSDAVLVHGSLSVEIWEGPEGTRTSVVIDATALGPDLSRGMGSFRHAERRREPVGTKEQLPDVSGSAEVGDGQTAPEQDGQQNGAELNQINLGPGDFGPEYPQYSQELEDQEESLTMTDETETREPLNA, encoded by the coding sequence ATGAGTTTGGATGCTTCAGTAACTGTCAACGGTTGGATCGGTACGCAACCGCGCTACAACGTCAGCGAATCCGGAGTGGAACTTACGACCTTTCGCCTGGGCAGCACCCGTCGGTACTTTAACCGCGTCACACAGCAATGGGTCGATGGACCAACTACGTGGTTTACGGTCAAGTGCTGGCGCGGCATGGCCAAGAATGTTGCCGATTCACTGCGTAAATCAGATGCAGTGCTGGTGCACGGCAGCCTCAGCGTTGAGATCTGGGAAGGGCCAGAGGGGACTCGCACGTCAGTGGTGATCGATGCCACCGCGCTGGGACCAGACCTTTCACGCGGGATGGGCTCGTTCCGCCACGCCGAGCGACGCCGTGAACCGGTTGGAACCAAAGAGCAGCTCCCCGATGTCTCGGGATCCGCTGAAGTTGGTGACGGACAAACCGCACCCGAGCAGGACGGTCAACAAAACGGGGCGGAATTGAACCAGATCAATTTGGGGCCTGGGGATTTTGGCCCAGAATACCCGCAGTACAGCCAAGAACTGGAAGACCAAGAGGAATCGCTCACAATGACAGATGAAACCGAGACACGGGAGCCCCTCAACGCGTAG
- the ettA gene encoding energy-dependent translational throttle protein EttA codes for MAEFIYSMYKARKAHGDKVILDDVSLNFLPGAKIGVVGPNGAGKSTILKIMAGLEQPSNGEARLAPGYTVGILLQEPPLNEEKTVLGNVEESVAEIKGKLDRFNKISELMGEPDADFDTLLAEMGELQEALDHANAWDLDSQLQQAMDALQCPPPDADVTVLSGGERRRVALCKLLLEKPDLLLLDEPTNHLDAESVLWLEQHLSTYPGAILAVTHDRYFLDHVAEWICEVDRGRLYPYEGNYSTYLEKKQERLEIQGKKDQKLAKRLKDELEWVRSSAKGRQTKSKARLDRYEEMAAEADRTRKLDFEEIQIPPGPRLGSIVIEAKDLNKGFDGRTLIDGLSFSLPRNGIVGVIGPNGVGKTTLFKTIVGLEPLDAGELTVGETVKISYVDQSRGGIDPDKTLFEVVSDGLDFMQVGNVEMPSRAYVAAFGFKGPDQQKKAGVLSGGERNRLNLALTLKQGGNLLLLDEPTNDLDVETLGSLENALLEFPGCAVVVSHDRWFLDRVATHILAYEGTEEDPTKWYWFEGNFDSYEANKTQRLGPEASRPARATHRRLTRG; via the coding sequence GTGGCTGAGTTCATCTATTCCATGTACAAGGCGCGCAAAGCGCACGGCGACAAGGTTATCCTTGACGATGTTTCGCTCAACTTCCTGCCAGGAGCGAAGATCGGTGTGGTCGGGCCTAACGGTGCCGGTAAGTCCACAATCCTAAAAATCATGGCAGGCCTGGAGCAGCCTTCGAACGGTGAGGCACGGCTGGCGCCGGGCTACACCGTTGGTATCCTCCTGCAGGAACCACCACTCAACGAGGAAAAGACGGTCCTTGGCAACGTTGAAGAATCCGTTGCCGAGATCAAGGGCAAGCTAGACCGCTTCAACAAGATTTCCGAGCTGATGGGTGAACCGGACGCTGACTTTGACACCTTGCTTGCTGAGATGGGTGAACTGCAAGAGGCGCTAGACCACGCAAACGCATGGGACCTGGACAGCCAGCTACAGCAGGCGATGGACGCACTCCAGTGCCCACCGCCAGACGCTGATGTCACCGTCCTGTCCGGTGGTGAGCGCCGCCGCGTAGCTCTTTGTAAGCTCCTGCTTGAAAAGCCTGACCTGCTGCTGCTCGATGAGCCCACTAACCACCTGGACGCAGAGTCCGTGCTGTGGCTTGAGCAGCACCTGTCGACCTACCCGGGCGCCATCTTGGCGGTAACACACGACCGGTACTTCCTTGACCACGTGGCAGAGTGGATCTGTGAGGTTGACCGTGGTCGGTTGTACCCATACGAGGGCAACTACTCAACGTACCTGGAAAAGAAGCAGGAACGTCTTGAGATCCAGGGTAAGAAGGACCAGAAACTAGCCAAGCGTCTGAAGGACGAGCTTGAGTGGGTTCGCTCAAGTGCCAAGGGCCGCCAGACCAAGTCCAAGGCTCGTCTGGACCGCTATGAGGAGATGGCTGCTGAGGCAGACCGCACCCGGAAGTTGGACTTTGAAGAGATTCAAATTCCGCCGGGCCCACGCCTTGGAAGCATCGTTATTGAGGCCAAGGACCTGAACAAGGGCTTTGATGGGCGTACGCTCATTGACGGTCTATCATTCAGCCTGCCTCGTAATGGGATCGTAGGTGTGATCGGACCAAACGGTGTTGGTAAGACCACGCTGTTCAAGACGATCGTTGGCCTTGAGCCACTTGACGCGGGTGAACTGACCGTTGGTGAAACCGTCAAGATCTCCTACGTGGACCAGAGCCGCGGCGGCATTGACCCGGACAAGACACTGTTTGAGGTAGTGTCCGACGGACTCGACTTCATGCAGGTGGGTAACGTAGAAATGCCTTCACGGGCCTACGTTGCGGCATTCGGATTCAAGGGTCCAGACCAGCAGAAGAAGGCGGGTGTGCTCTCCGGAGGTGAGCGTAACCGTCTGAACCTTGCGCTGACCCTGAAGCAGGGTGGAAACCTTCTGCTCCTTGACGAACCAACGAACGACCTTGACGTGGAGACCCTAGGATCGCTTGAAAATGCGCTCCTTGAGTTCCCCGGTTGTGCCGTTGTAGTCAGCCACGACCGCTGGTTCCTAGACCGGGTTGCAACCCACATCTTGGCATACGAGGGTACAGAAGAAGACCCAACCAAGTGGTACTGGTTCGAAGGTAACTTTGATTCCTACGAGGCCAACAAGACCCAGCGTCTTGGCCCTGAGGCTTCCCGCCCAGCGCGTGCTACGCACCGTCGGTTGACTCGCGGCTAA
- a CDS encoding thioesterase family protein — protein sequence MKIEIPVHLRWSDMDAYGHVNNVDMLRLLEIARIEAFWVSDQSKHHTGILDASPGSATATFVARQEIEYVAPLSYRQEPVTVELWIGHVGGASIDVSYRIRDAVSPGEHAPEPVVYAIASTTLVMVDTASNRPRRLTPREREVWADFVYPPVDFKHRR from the coding sequence ATGAAGATTGAGATTCCTGTCCATTTGCGATGGTCCGACATGGACGCGTACGGACACGTCAACAACGTAGACATGCTCCGCCTCTTGGAGATCGCCCGAATTGAGGCGTTCTGGGTCTCCGACCAATCCAAACATCACACCGGGATTCTCGATGCCTCACCCGGCTCAGCAACGGCAACGTTCGTTGCCCGCCAAGAAATTGAATACGTGGCGCCACTGAGTTACCGGCAAGAGCCGGTCACGGTCGAACTATGGATTGGGCATGTTGGGGGAGCCTCAATCGATGTTTCCTACCGGATCCGTGATGCGGTTAGTCCGGGTGAACACGCCCCGGAGCCAGTGGTCTATGCGATTGCGAGCACCACATTGGTCATGGTGGATACCGCCTCAAACCGCCCGCGCCGTCTAACCCCGCGAGAACGCGAAGTCTGGGCGGACTTTGTGTACCCGCCGGTGGACTTCAAACACCGCCGCTAA
- a CDS encoding acyl-CoA thioesterase II — MYSPSIAEIERDPLAHLLKVLDLEYHGATTGEDVYSGESVHQPNGRVYGGQVLAQALLAAGRTVDSARLPHSLHGYFLRAGDINLPVDFSVERLRDGGSFSARGAQVYQGGKTILSLIASFQELQGGVDFARPMPQVPGPDDLASAFDVLGDIDHPVASFWTRQSAFEVRHVDGAIYLQPDKNKPAQQAVWMRSRGTVPDDQLLHRALLTYACDQIMLEPILRGAGASWLSPRLSVASLDHAMWWHRDVKVDDWFLYVQGAPSAQGGRGLGTACIYGHDGTLVATTAQEGMVRLPEGH; from the coding sequence ATGTACAGTCCCAGCATCGCCGAGATTGAACGCGACCCATTGGCCCACCTGCTCAAGGTGTTGGACTTGGAATATCATGGGGCTACGACCGGAGAGGACGTTTACTCCGGGGAGTCCGTGCACCAGCCCAATGGCCGCGTGTACGGCGGGCAGGTCCTTGCACAAGCCCTCTTAGCTGCCGGGCGCACGGTCGATAGTGCTCGACTACCGCACTCCCTACACGGATATTTCTTGCGTGCCGGGGATATCAACCTCCCCGTTGACTTTTCCGTTGAACGGTTACGCGATGGCGGTTCATTCAGCGCTCGCGGCGCCCAGGTTTACCAGGGCGGCAAGACTATCTTGTCACTCATTGCGTCCTTCCAAGAGTTGCAGGGTGGCGTAGATTTTGCTCGCCCGATGCCTCAGGTGCCCGGGCCCGATGACCTTGCGTCCGCGTTTGACGTGCTTGGGGATATCGATCACCCGGTCGCATCTTTTTGGACACGACAGAGTGCCTTTGAGGTCCGCCACGTCGATGGTGCAATTTATCTGCAGCCGGACAAAAACAAACCAGCTCAGCAGGCAGTATGGATGCGTTCGCGCGGAACCGTTCCGGACGATCAGCTGTTACACCGGGCCCTGCTCACCTACGCCTGCGACCAGATCATGCTCGAGCCAATCTTGCGTGGTGCTGGAGCGAGCTGGCTCAGTCCACGGTTGTCCGTGGCTTCACTCGACCACGCAATGTGGTGGCACCGCGATGTCAAGGTTGATGACTGGTTCCTGTACGTCCAAGGTGCCCCGAGCGCCCAGGGTGGGCGGGGGTTGGGAACCGCTTGCATTTACGGTCACGACGGCACGCTAGTTGCCACCACCGCCCAAGAAGGCATGGTACGCCTGCCCGAGGGACACTGA
- a CDS encoding globin — MTQQIPASDGSLNENSLFQAMGGHSAFQKLVDVFYDGVATDPLMREMYPEEDLGPAKVRLQTFLEQYWGGPKTYSEERGHPRLRMRHAPYKINPEARDAWLKHMRNGVDQMGLSPMHEGQLWDYLERAAHSLLNTFEE; from the coding sequence GTGACTCAGCAAATTCCTGCAAGCGACGGTTCGCTCAATGAAAACTCCCTGTTCCAAGCAATGGGGGGCCACAGCGCATTTCAGAAACTCGTAGATGTCTTCTATGACGGGGTCGCCACCGACCCCCTCATGCGCGAAATGTACCCCGAGGAAGACCTGGGACCCGCAAAGGTGCGGTTGCAGACTTTCCTTGAACAGTACTGGGGAGGCCCAAAGACGTACTCTGAGGAGCGCGGGCACCCACGACTACGCATGCGGCACGCGCCTTATAAGATCAACCCTGAAGCACGCGACGCTTGGCTTAAGCACATGCGCAACGGCGTAGACCAGATGGGGCTGTCCCCCATGCATGAGGGACAACTTTGGGACTACCTCGAGCGCGCCGCTCATTCACTCCTAAACACATTCGAGGAGTAG